A stretch of the Ctenopharyngodon idella isolate HZGC_01 chromosome 14, HZGC01, whole genome shotgun sequence genome encodes the following:
- the anxa6 gene encoding annexin A6 isoform X1, which produces MGKGFRGTIVEHPDFDAGSDAEALYNAMKGIGSDKDAILDLITSRSNAQRQEIRSAYKSQYGKDLIDDLKYELTGKFERLIVGLMRPPAYHDAKEIKDAIKGAGTDEKCLIEILASRTNEQIHNLVAAYKDAYGRDLEEDIIGDTSGHFKKMLVVLLQGTREEDDVVSEDLVEQDAQDLYDAGEAQWGTDEAKFIMLLGNRSVTHLQLVFDEYQKIAEKSIEDSIKSELSGDFERLMLAVVQCIRSKPMFFARRLYKSMKGLGTADNTLIRIMVSRAEIDMLDIRECFRLRYEKSLYNMIQDDTSGEYKRTLLRLCGGDDDMAGEFFPEAAQIAYKMWEISATTKIQLRGTVRPYQNFDPASDAQALRKAMKGFGTDEDTIIDIVAKRSNEQRQEIRQTFKSLLGRDLMADLKSELSKNLQRLILGLMMTPAEFDAKMMKKAIEGAGTDEHALIEILVTRGNQEIQEMCSAYQSAFKKSLEDAIASDTSGHFKRILIALAQGAREEGPVDMARALEDAQELAEACNADSGDMEDKFMSILCTRSFPHLRKVFQEFVRCSNKDIEQIIKKEMSGDVKNAMFAIVRSVKNQPSYFADRLYKAMKGLGTDDRALIRIMVSRSEIDLFNIRKEFKDTHEASLHEFIQVETFVGDTSGDYRKTLLILCGGED; this is translated from the exons ggATTCAGAGGTACAATTGTAGAGCACCCTGACTTTGATGCAGGCAGTGATGCAGAGGCCCTCTATAATGCCATGAAAGGCATTG GAAGTGACAAGGATGCCATCTTAGACCTGATTACCTCACGAAGCAATGCTCAGAGGCAGGAGATCCGCTCTGCCTACAAATCACAATATGGGAAG GATTTAATTGATGATCTGAAATACGAGCTGACTGGGAAGTTTGAACGTCTGATCGTGGGTTTGATGAGACCTCCTGCTTATCATGATGCCAAAGAAATCAAGGATGCCATTAAG GGAGCAGGAAcagatgagaaatgtttgattGAAATTCTtgcttcaagaaccaatgagcaGATTCATAATCTGGTGGCAGCATACAAAGATg CATATGGCAGAGACCTTGAAGAGGACATTATAGGGGACACATCTGGACATTTTAAGAAGATGCTGGTTGTTTTGCTTCAG GGGACCAGAGAGGAAGATGATGTTGTTAGTGAAGACCTCGTGGAGCAAGATGCTCAA GACCTGTATGACGCAGGAGAGGCACAGTGGGGCACAGATGAGGCCAAATTCATCATGCTGCTGGGAAACCGTAGTGTGACCCATTTGCAGTTGG TATTTGATGAATACCAGAAAATTGCTGAGAAATCCATTGAGGACAGTATTAAGAGCGAGCTTTCCGGAGACTTCGAAAGACTGATGCTGGCTGTTG TTCAGTGCATCAGGAGCAAGCCCATGTTCTTCGCCAGACGCCTTTACAAATCCATGAAG GGTCTGGGCACAGCTGATAACACTCTGATCCGCATTATGGTCTCTCGCGCTGAGATTGACATGCTGGACATCAGAGAGTGTTTCAGACTGCGCTATGAGAAGTCTCTGTACAACATGATTCAG GATGACACATCTGGGGAGTACAAACGCACCCTGCTGAGACTGTGTGGAGGAGATGACGA TATGGCAGGGGAGTTCTTCCCAGAAGCTGCACAGATTGCCTACAAGATGTGGGAAATCAGCGCCACGACCAAAATCCAG TTAAGAGGAACTGTGCGACCATATCAAAATTTTGACCCTGCAAGTGATGCGCAAGCTCTGAGAAAAGCAATGAAGGGGTTTG GCACTGATGAAGATACAATTATTGACATTGTGGCGAAAAGGAGCAATGAACAGAGACAGGAGATCAGACAGACTTTCAAATCTCTTTTGGGACGG GATCTCATGGCTGACCTAAAATCAGAACTGTCCAAAAACCTTCAAAGACTCATTCTGGGTCTCATGATGACCCCAGCAGAGTTTGACGCCAAGATGATGAAGAAAGCCATTGAG ggcGCAGGGACTGATGAACATGCGCTGATTGAGATCCTGGTCACTAGGGGCAATCAGGAGATTCAGGAGATGTGTTCTGCCTATCAGAGTG cctttaaaaaaagtttggagGATGCCATCGCATCAGATACATCTGGGCATTTCAAAAGGATCCTGATTGCTCTGGCACAG GGAGCCCGTGAAGAGGGCCCAGTAGACATGGCCAGGGCCTTGGAAGATGCCCAA GAATTGGCAGAGGCATGCAACGCAGACTCTGGTGACATGGAGGACAAGTTCATGAGTATCCTGTGCACAAGGAGTTTCCCTCACCTGAGGAAAG TGTTCCAGGAATTTGTGAGGTGCAGCAACAAAGATATCGAACAGATCATAAAGAAAGAGATGTCAGGAGATGTTAAAAATGCCATGTTTGCTATCG TGCGAAGTGTGAAGAATCAGCCATCTTACTTTGCTGACCGATTGTACAAAGCCATGAAG GGGCTGGGAACAGACGACAGGGCTCTCATCCGTATCATGGTGTCCCGCTCTGAGATTGACCTCTTCAACATCCGCAAAGAGTTCAAGGACACCCATGAAGCCTCTTTGCATGAATTCATCCAGGTAGAGACGTTCGTT GGCGACACATCAGGAGACTATCGTAAAACCCTTTTGATCCTCTGTGGAGGTGAGGACTAG
- the anxa6 gene encoding annexin A6 isoform X2 yields MGKGFRGTIVEHPDFDAGSDAEALYNAMKGIGSDKDAILDLITSRSNAQRQEIRSAYKSQYGKDLIDDLKYELTGKFERLIVGLMRPPAYHDAKEIKDAIKGAGTDEKCLIEILASRTNEQIHNLVAAYKDAYGRDLEEDIIGDTSGHFKKMLVVLLQGTREEDDVVSEDLVEQDAQDLYDAGEAQWGTDEAKFIMLLGNRSVTHLQLVFDEYQKIAEKSIEDSIKSELSGDFERLMLAVVQCIRSKPMFFARRLYKSMKGLGTADNTLIRIMVSRAEIDMLDIRECFRLRYEKSLYNMIQDDTSGEYKRTLLRLCGGDDDMAGEFFPEAAQIAYKMWEISATTKIQLRGTVRPYQNFDPASDAQALRKAMKGFGTDEDTIIDIVAKRSNEQRQEIRQTFKSLLGRDLMADLKSELSKNLQRLILGLMMTPAEFDAKMMKKAIEGAGTDEHALIEILVTRGNQEIQEMCSAYQSAFKKSLEDAIASDTSGHFKRILIALAQGAREEGPVDMARALEDAQELAEACNADSGDMEDKFMSILCTRSFPHLRKVFQEFVRCSNKDIEQIIKKEMSGDVKNAMFAIVRSVKNQPSYFADRLYKAMKGLGTDDRALIRIMVSRSEIDLFNIRKEFKDTHEASLHEFIQGDTSGDYRKTLLILCGGED; encoded by the exons ggATTCAGAGGTACAATTGTAGAGCACCCTGACTTTGATGCAGGCAGTGATGCAGAGGCCCTCTATAATGCCATGAAAGGCATTG GAAGTGACAAGGATGCCATCTTAGACCTGATTACCTCACGAAGCAATGCTCAGAGGCAGGAGATCCGCTCTGCCTACAAATCACAATATGGGAAG GATTTAATTGATGATCTGAAATACGAGCTGACTGGGAAGTTTGAACGTCTGATCGTGGGTTTGATGAGACCTCCTGCTTATCATGATGCCAAAGAAATCAAGGATGCCATTAAG GGAGCAGGAAcagatgagaaatgtttgattGAAATTCTtgcttcaagaaccaatgagcaGATTCATAATCTGGTGGCAGCATACAAAGATg CATATGGCAGAGACCTTGAAGAGGACATTATAGGGGACACATCTGGACATTTTAAGAAGATGCTGGTTGTTTTGCTTCAG GGGACCAGAGAGGAAGATGATGTTGTTAGTGAAGACCTCGTGGAGCAAGATGCTCAA GACCTGTATGACGCAGGAGAGGCACAGTGGGGCACAGATGAGGCCAAATTCATCATGCTGCTGGGAAACCGTAGTGTGACCCATTTGCAGTTGG TATTTGATGAATACCAGAAAATTGCTGAGAAATCCATTGAGGACAGTATTAAGAGCGAGCTTTCCGGAGACTTCGAAAGACTGATGCTGGCTGTTG TTCAGTGCATCAGGAGCAAGCCCATGTTCTTCGCCAGACGCCTTTACAAATCCATGAAG GGTCTGGGCACAGCTGATAACACTCTGATCCGCATTATGGTCTCTCGCGCTGAGATTGACATGCTGGACATCAGAGAGTGTTTCAGACTGCGCTATGAGAAGTCTCTGTACAACATGATTCAG GATGACACATCTGGGGAGTACAAACGCACCCTGCTGAGACTGTGTGGAGGAGATGACGA TATGGCAGGGGAGTTCTTCCCAGAAGCTGCACAGATTGCCTACAAGATGTGGGAAATCAGCGCCACGACCAAAATCCAG TTAAGAGGAACTGTGCGACCATATCAAAATTTTGACCCTGCAAGTGATGCGCAAGCTCTGAGAAAAGCAATGAAGGGGTTTG GCACTGATGAAGATACAATTATTGACATTGTGGCGAAAAGGAGCAATGAACAGAGACAGGAGATCAGACAGACTTTCAAATCTCTTTTGGGACGG GATCTCATGGCTGACCTAAAATCAGAACTGTCCAAAAACCTTCAAAGACTCATTCTGGGTCTCATGATGACCCCAGCAGAGTTTGACGCCAAGATGATGAAGAAAGCCATTGAG ggcGCAGGGACTGATGAACATGCGCTGATTGAGATCCTGGTCACTAGGGGCAATCAGGAGATTCAGGAGATGTGTTCTGCCTATCAGAGTG cctttaaaaaaagtttggagGATGCCATCGCATCAGATACATCTGGGCATTTCAAAAGGATCCTGATTGCTCTGGCACAG GGAGCCCGTGAAGAGGGCCCAGTAGACATGGCCAGGGCCTTGGAAGATGCCCAA GAATTGGCAGAGGCATGCAACGCAGACTCTGGTGACATGGAGGACAAGTTCATGAGTATCCTGTGCACAAGGAGTTTCCCTCACCTGAGGAAAG TGTTCCAGGAATTTGTGAGGTGCAGCAACAAAGATATCGAACAGATCATAAAGAAAGAGATGTCAGGAGATGTTAAAAATGCCATGTTTGCTATCG TGCGAAGTGTGAAGAATCAGCCATCTTACTTTGCTGACCGATTGTACAAAGCCATGAAG GGGCTGGGAACAGACGACAGGGCTCTCATCCGTATCATGGTGTCCCGCTCTGAGATTGACCTCTTCAACATCCGCAAAGAGTTCAAGGACACCCATGAAGCCTCTTTGCATGAATTCATCCAG GGCGACACATCAGGAGACTATCGTAAAACCCTTTTGATCCTCTGTGGAGGTGAGGACTAG
- the anxa6 gene encoding annexin A6 isoform X3, whose product MSVLLLKYGFQGAGTDEKCLIEILASRTNEQIHNLVAAYKDAYGRDLEEDIIGDTSGHFKKMLVVLLQGTREEDDVVSEDLVEQDAQDLYDAGEAQWGTDEAKFIMLLGNRSVTHLQLVFDEYQKIAEKSIEDSIKSELSGDFERLMLAVVQCIRSKPMFFARRLYKSMKGLGTADNTLIRIMVSRAEIDMLDIRECFRLRYEKSLYNMIQDDTSGEYKRTLLRLCGGDDDMAGEFFPEAAQIAYKMWEISATTKIQLRGTVRPYQNFDPASDAQALRKAMKGFGTDEDTIIDIVAKRSNEQRQEIRQTFKSLLGRDLMADLKSELSKNLQRLILGLMMTPAEFDAKMMKKAIEGAGTDEHALIEILVTRGNQEIQEMCSAYQSAFKKSLEDAIASDTSGHFKRILIALAQGAREEGPVDMARALEDAQELAEACNADSGDMEDKFMSILCTRSFPHLRKVFQEFVRCSNKDIEQIIKKEMSGDVKNAMFAIVRSVKNQPSYFADRLYKAMKGLGTDDRALIRIMVSRSEIDLFNIRKEFKDTHEASLHEFIQVETFVGDTSGDYRKTLLILCGGED is encoded by the exons Atgtctgtacttttactcaagtatggttttcag GGAGCAGGAAcagatgagaaatgtttgattGAAATTCTtgcttcaagaaccaatgagcaGATTCATAATCTGGTGGCAGCATACAAAGATg CATATGGCAGAGACCTTGAAGAGGACATTATAGGGGACACATCTGGACATTTTAAGAAGATGCTGGTTGTTTTGCTTCAG GGGACCAGAGAGGAAGATGATGTTGTTAGTGAAGACCTCGTGGAGCAAGATGCTCAA GACCTGTATGACGCAGGAGAGGCACAGTGGGGCACAGATGAGGCCAAATTCATCATGCTGCTGGGAAACCGTAGTGTGACCCATTTGCAGTTGG TATTTGATGAATACCAGAAAATTGCTGAGAAATCCATTGAGGACAGTATTAAGAGCGAGCTTTCCGGAGACTTCGAAAGACTGATGCTGGCTGTTG TTCAGTGCATCAGGAGCAAGCCCATGTTCTTCGCCAGACGCCTTTACAAATCCATGAAG GGTCTGGGCACAGCTGATAACACTCTGATCCGCATTATGGTCTCTCGCGCTGAGATTGACATGCTGGACATCAGAGAGTGTTTCAGACTGCGCTATGAGAAGTCTCTGTACAACATGATTCAG GATGACACATCTGGGGAGTACAAACGCACCCTGCTGAGACTGTGTGGAGGAGATGACGA TATGGCAGGGGAGTTCTTCCCAGAAGCTGCACAGATTGCCTACAAGATGTGGGAAATCAGCGCCACGACCAAAATCCAG TTAAGAGGAACTGTGCGACCATATCAAAATTTTGACCCTGCAAGTGATGCGCAAGCTCTGAGAAAAGCAATGAAGGGGTTTG GCACTGATGAAGATACAATTATTGACATTGTGGCGAAAAGGAGCAATGAACAGAGACAGGAGATCAGACAGACTTTCAAATCTCTTTTGGGACGG GATCTCATGGCTGACCTAAAATCAGAACTGTCCAAAAACCTTCAAAGACTCATTCTGGGTCTCATGATGACCCCAGCAGAGTTTGACGCCAAGATGATGAAGAAAGCCATTGAG ggcGCAGGGACTGATGAACATGCGCTGATTGAGATCCTGGTCACTAGGGGCAATCAGGAGATTCAGGAGATGTGTTCTGCCTATCAGAGTG cctttaaaaaaagtttggagGATGCCATCGCATCAGATACATCTGGGCATTTCAAAAGGATCCTGATTGCTCTGGCACAG GGAGCCCGTGAAGAGGGCCCAGTAGACATGGCCAGGGCCTTGGAAGATGCCCAA GAATTGGCAGAGGCATGCAACGCAGACTCTGGTGACATGGAGGACAAGTTCATGAGTATCCTGTGCACAAGGAGTTTCCCTCACCTGAGGAAAG TGTTCCAGGAATTTGTGAGGTGCAGCAACAAAGATATCGAACAGATCATAAAGAAAGAGATGTCAGGAGATGTTAAAAATGCCATGTTTGCTATCG TGCGAAGTGTGAAGAATCAGCCATCTTACTTTGCTGACCGATTGTACAAAGCCATGAAG GGGCTGGGAACAGACGACAGGGCTCTCATCCGTATCATGGTGTCCCGCTCTGAGATTGACCTCTTCAACATCCGCAAAGAGTTCAAGGACACCCATGAAGCCTCTTTGCATGAATTCATCCAGGTAGAGACGTTCGTT GGCGACACATCAGGAGACTATCGTAAAACCCTTTTGATCCTCTGTGGAGGTGAGGACTAG